One Camelina sativa cultivar DH55 chromosome 3, Cs, whole genome shotgun sequence genomic window carries:
- the LOC104768100 gene encoding ATP phosphoribosyltransferase 2, chloroplastic — protein sequence MSISIPLNTTLQYSSSSPSFHVPSLSLFSPIPSTAAVSVTGTRQRCLRIVTSCVSNAQKSNQNGATDAVSVVRREQIRLGLPSKGRMAADSLDLLKDCQLFVKQVNPRQYVAQIPQLPNTEVWFQRPKDIVRKLLSGDLDLGIVGLDIVSEFGQGNEDLIIVHEALNFGDCHLSLAIPNYGIFENIKSLKELAQMPQWTEERPLRVATGFTYLGPKFMKDNGIKHVSFSTADGALEAAPAMGIADAILDLVSSGTTLKENNLKEIEGGIVLESQAALVASRRALTERKGALETVHEILERLEAHLKADGQFTVVANMRGTDAEEVAERVKTQSSLSGLQGPTISPVYCKRDGKISIEYYAIVICVPKKALYESVQQLRAVGGSGVLVSPLTYIFDEETPRWSQLLSNLGL from the exons ATGTCAATCTCAATTCCTCTCAACACCACTCTACAatactcctcttcttctccttcttttcatgtaccttccctctctctcttctctccgaTTCCTTCGACCGCCGCTGTCTCCGTCACCGGAACTCGCCAGAGATGCCTCAGGATTGTCACTTCTTGCGTCTCCAACGCTCAGAAATCAAACCAGAATGGTGCCACCGACGCCGTCTCTGTCGTCCGGAGGGAGCAGATTCGTCTTGGTCTTCCTAGCAAAGGACGCATGGCCGCCGATTCGCTCGATCTTCTCAAG GATTGCCAATTGTTTGTCAAACAAGTCAATCCGCGGCAATATGTTGCTCAAATTCCCCAG TTACCAAATACTGAAGTTTGGTTTCAACGGCCAAAAGACATTGTCAGGAAGTTGCTCTCAGGGGATCTGGATTTAGGCATTGTTGGTCTTGACATAGTTAGTGAATTTGGTCAG GGGAACGAAGATCTTATCATCGTCCACGAAGCTCTCAACTTTGGAGATTGTCATTTGTCCCTTGCG ATACCCAATTATGGAATATTTGAGAATATAAAATCTCTGAAAGAGCTAGCACAAATGCCTCAATGGACTGAGGAAAGACCTTTACGGGTTGCCACAGGATTCACTTAT CTAGGCCCCAAATTTATGAAAGATAACGGTATTAAGCATGTGAGCTTTTCAACTGCAGATGGAGCCCTAGAGGCAGCTCCTGCG ATGGGGATTGCTGATGCCATTTTGGACCTTGTGAGCAGTGGGACAACCCTTAAAGAGAACAACTTAAAAGAGATTGAAGGCGGGATTGTGCTGGAAAGTCAG GCTGCATTAGTGGCGAGCAGAAGGGCATTGACTGAGAGAAAAGGAGCACTAGAAACAGTGCATGAGATTCTCGAGAGATTAGAGGCTCATTTGAAGGCAGATGGTCAATTCACT GTTGTTGCAAACATGAGAGGAACGGATGCTGAGGAAGTGGCTGAACGTGTGAAAACCCAATCATCATTATCAGGATTGCAG GGACCAACAATAAGTCCAGTTTACTGTAAACGAGATGGAAAAATATCAATTGAGTACTATGCCATTGTGATTTGTGTACCCAAAAAAGCTCTATATGAGTCTGTGCAGCAGCTGAGAGCG GTGGGAGGAAGTGGAGTACTGGTGTCACCTCTAACATACATTTTTGATGAGGAAACTCCCAGATGGAGTCAGCTTTTAAGTAACCTCGGCCTTTGA
- the LOC104768115 gene encoding uncharacterized protein LOC104768115 isoform X1, whose product MVIDVRCVPRNYHARYKARERTYFYRMLSGSDPLSILEKDRCWHVPEELNLRSMQEACKVLVGTHDFSSFRASGCQAKSPVRSLDELNVTEVPSTPYFPSITERAWSNLNNGDPLACSSQPKTETAGVATNVGEAEGSTDGDSFGARRRHRCYVVTARSRGFLYHQVRLLVGVLKCVGTGELTVADVERILEEKTVAATKPMAPASGLYLARVKYEFP is encoded by the exons ATGGTGATTGATGTTCGCTGTGTCCCAAGAAACTATCATGCCAGATATAAAGCCCGGGAGCGCAC ATACTTCTACCGCATGCTATCGGGGTCGGATCCATTATCAATTCTTGAAAAAGACCGTTGCTGGCATGTTCCTGAGGAGCTAAATCTTCGCTCTATGCAG GAAGCATGCAAAGTTCTTGTTGGAACTCACGATTTTAGCTCCTTCAGGGCATCTGGTTGCCAG GCAAAGTCACCTGTGAGATCTTTAGATGAACTAAATGTTACTGAAGTACCATCAACTCCATACTTTCCATCTATCACGGAGAGGGCGTGGAGTAATCTAAACAATGGAGATCCTCTCGCATGTTCCAGTCAACCCAAGACTGAGACTGCTGGTGTTGCTACTAATGTTGGAGAAGCGGAGGGGTCTACAGATGGTGATTCTTTTGGTGCAAGGAGACGGCACCGCTGCTATGTAGTTACAGCGCGTTCCCGCGGTTTTCTGTACCACcag GTTCGACTGCTTGTAGGAGTACTAAAATGCGTTGGCACTGGAGAATTGACGGTTGCAGACG TTGAACGAATCCTGGAGGAGAAGACAGtggctgcaaccaaacccatgGCTCCTGCTTCTGGTCTATATCTTGCCCGTGTCAAATACGAGTTTCCATGA
- the LOC104768115 gene encoding uncharacterized protein LOC104768115 isoform X2: MFAVSQETIMPDIKPGSARRYFYRMLSGSDPLSILEKDRCWHVPEELNLRSMQEACKVLVGTHDFSSFRASGCQAKSPVRSLDELNVTEVPSTPYFPSITERAWSNLNNGDPLACSSQPKTETAGVATNVGEAEGSTDGDSFGARRRHRCYVVTARSRGFLYHQVRLLVGVLKCVGTGELTVADVERILEEKTVAATKPMAPASGLYLARVKYEFP; this comes from the exons ATGTTCGCTGTGTCCCAAGAAACTATCATGCCAGATATAAAGCCCGGGAGCGCACGTAG ATACTTCTACCGCATGCTATCGGGGTCGGATCCATTATCAATTCTTGAAAAAGACCGTTGCTGGCATGTTCCTGAGGAGCTAAATCTTCGCTCTATGCAG GAAGCATGCAAAGTTCTTGTTGGAACTCACGATTTTAGCTCCTTCAGGGCATCTGGTTGCCAG GCAAAGTCACCTGTGAGATCTTTAGATGAACTAAATGTTACTGAAGTACCATCAACTCCATACTTTCCATCTATCACGGAGAGGGCGTGGAGTAATCTAAACAATGGAGATCCTCTCGCATGTTCCAGTCAACCCAAGACTGAGACTGCTGGTGTTGCTACTAATGTTGGAGAAGCGGAGGGGTCTACAGATGGTGATTCTTTTGGTGCAAGGAGACGGCACCGCTGCTATGTAGTTACAGCGCGTTCCCGCGGTTTTCTGTACCACcag GTTCGACTGCTTGTAGGAGTACTAAAATGCGTTGGCACTGGAGAATTGACGGTTGCAGACG TTGAACGAATCCTGGAGGAGAAGACAGtggctgcaaccaaacccatgGCTCCTGCTTCTGGTCTATATCTTGCCCGTGTCAAATACGAGTTTCCATGA
- the LOC109124857 gene encoding uncharacterized protein LOC109124857 produces the protein MSDSLKHPLGSTASQESLERVSKVARIEGFSDEEEEQEEELVDSESELSMNPGNPRLQRYLVAIEYIGTRFSGSQQQPTYRTVVGVLQEAFHKFIGQPVKILCSSRTDAGVHALSNVCHVDVERISKRKPGEVLPPHEPDVVQKAVNHFLQKKEGDVMVIDVRCVPRNYHARYKARERTYFYRMLSGSDPLSILEKDRCWHVPEELNLRSMQEACKVLVGTHDFSSFRASGCQVKFLFMFLFKHLYMSYTINMKCSEWLDIFLPPHEPDVVQKAVNHFLQVNI, from the exons ATGTCCGATAGTCTGAAGCATCCTCTCGGTTCGACGGCTTCTCAGGAATCGCTCGAGAGAGTCTCAAAGGTTGCGAGAATCGAGGGGTTCAGTgacgaagaagaggaacaagaagaagaattggtCGACTCGGAGTCGGAGCTGTCCATGAACCCAGGGAATCCGAGATTGCAGCGTTACTTGGTTGCCATCGAGTATATCGGAACTCGTTTCTCCGGTTCACAACAGCAACCTACGTACCGCACCGTCGTCGGTGTATTGCAg GAGGCTTTTCATAAGTTCATTGGTCAGCCAGTTAAGATCCTCTGCTCAAGTCGAACG GATGCGGGAGTGCATGCACTATCAAATGTTTGCCATGTAGATGTGGAACGCATCAGTAAAAGGAAGCCGGGTGAAGTG TTACCACCGCATGAGCCTGATGTGGTCCAGAAAGCTGTCAACCATTTTTTACAG AAAAAAGAAGGTGATGTTATGGTGATTGATGTTCGCTGTGTCCCAAGAAACTATCATGCCAGATATAAAGCCCGGGAGCGCAC ATACTTCTACCGCATGCTATCGGGGTCGGATCCATTATCAATTCTTGAAAAAGACCGTTGCTGGCATGTTCCTGAGGAGCTAAATCTTCGCTCTATGCAG GAAGCATGCAAAGTTCTTGTTGGAACTCACGATTTTAGCTCCTTCAGGGCATCTGGTTGCCAGGtcaaatttctttttatgtttttgtttaaacatCTCTATATGTCATACACTATCAATATGAAATGTTCTGAATGGTTGGACATATTC TTACCACCGCATGAGCCTGATGTGGTCCAGAAAGCTGTCAACCATTTTTTACAGGTTAATATCTGa
- the LOC104768126 gene encoding uncharacterized protein LOC104768126, with the protein MATELNALDSEPTIAETVPDPDSTTEKPDESPPTNDTKHTVTVSSTPSVTVTACATGSDVVSSQPNGNGQAHATDILKGSHRDKNNSYVYSDSTLRGDRAKRSDCWSQTSFSSPRPTGHFNGAGRLHANTQSHAFRPQFKGKEAAGHFLKLSNQKTSSFPYCGYINGNSNNGFWDQRDQYRKLEIKEESDSLVELKCGPRANAKTRPPSESSSSLKQNNSFALAIHREMYNIPDFQTEYEDAKFFVIKSYSEDDVHKSIKYSVWSSTINGNKKLDAAFRDAETKTLEDGKKRPIFLFFSVNASRQFVGLAEMVGYVDFKKDLDFWQVDKWSGFFPVEWHVVKDIPNWELRHIVLDNNEDKPVTHTRDTHEIKIKEGLQMLSIFKNYSARTFLLDDMDFYEEREKSLRVKKEHKPATLRMDLFKEKDYDYEMEGNRRMHHQGRGYNWNRSSSSKTQASLVNLTKNLSVGGYSSSKRNTGNYST; encoded by the exons ATGGCCACTGAATTAAACGCTCTGGATT CTGAGCCTACTATTGCGGAAACAGTACCAGATCCAGATTCTACAACGGAGAAACCGGATGAG TCTCCTCCAACAAACGACACAAAACATACCGTTACAGTGTCGAGTACCCCGTCTGTTACTGTCACTGCATGTGCTACTG GATCTGATGTAGTCTCTTCTCAGCCAAATGGCAATGGTCAAGCACATGCTACTGATATtttaaag GGAAGTCACCGCGACAAAAACAACTCATATGTCTATTCTGATTCGACTTTGCGTGGAGATCGGGCAAAAAGAAGCGATTGCTGGTCTCAAACTTCTTTTTCGAGTCCTAGGCCTACCGGACATTTCAACGGTGCTGGTAGGCTTCATGCCAATACACAATCACATGCATTCAGACCTCAATTTAAG GGAAAGGAAGCCGCAGGacactttttaaaactctcCAATCAAAAGACAAGCTCTTTCCCTTATTGTGGTTACATCAATGGAAACTCAAACAATGGTTTCTGGGATCAGAGAGATCAGTACAGGAAACTGGAGATCAAGGAAGAATCTGACTCCTTGGTTGAATTGAAATGTGGTCCGAGAGCCAATGCAAAGACTCGTCCTCCTTctgagtcatcatcatcactcaagcAAAACAATTCATTTGCCTTGGCTATTCATAGAGAGATGTACAACATCCCAGATTTTCAGACTGAGTATGAAGATGCTAAATTTTTCGTAATCAAGTCCTACAGTGAAGATGATGTTCACAAGAGTATCAAATATTCCGTGTGGTCAAGCACCATCAATGGAAACAAGAAACTCGATGCAGCTTTCCGTGATGCTGAAACAAAAACACTCGAGGATGGCAAAAAACGTccaatttttctcttcttctcg GTGAATGCAAGCAGACAATTTGTGGGATTAGCTGAGATGGTTGGATATGTTGACTTCAAAAAGGATTTAGATTTCTGGCAGGTCGATAAGTGGAGTGGCTTTTTCCCGGTTGAATGGCATGTGGTCAAAGATATCCCTAACTGGGAGTTACGCCATATCGTCCTCGACAACAATGAGGACAAGCCAGTTACTCATACGAGGGATACTCACGAGATCAAAATCAAAGAAGGTCTCCAAATGCTCTCGATATTCAAGAACTACTCTGCGAGAACATTTTTGTTAGACGACATGGACTTTTATGAAGAACGAGAGAAGTCTCTCCGAGTGAAGAAGGAGCATAAACCTGCCACTCTTCGCATGGATCTCTTCAAAGAGAAAGACTATGAT TATGAGATGGAAGGTAATAGGAGAATGCATCATCAAGGAAGAGGATATAATTGGAACAGAAGTAGCAGTAGCAAAACACAAGCGTCTCTTGTCAATCTAACCAAGAATCTCTCCGTAGGAGGCTACTCTTCTTCCAAGAGGAACACTGGCAATTATTCAACATGA
- the LOC104768133 gene encoding uncharacterized protein LOC104768133, whose translation MNKSSSWSIYSSRDGESEGPWRSSTSMNAISFGFVATAILISMFLIMAIFEHLFRPENSSFDSPHRITQRQRDGSIQFQKLADQASMVPVNTVMDVSVVMPGEKLPSHIALPAPLPCRREGIHWPLQL comes from the exons ATGAACAAGTCGAGCTCTTGGAGCATATACAGTTCTAGAGATGGAGAGAGTGAAGGGCCATGGAGATCGTCGACGTCCATGAATGCTATCTCCTTTGGGTTTGTAGCAACGGCGATACTCATCTCCATGTTCTTGATCATGGCCATCTTCGAGCATCTCTTCAGGCCTGAGAATTCTTCATTTGATTCACCACATCGGATCACACAAAGACAGAGAGATGGGTCCATTCAGTTCCAGAAACTTGCTGATCAAGCATCCATG GTTCCGGTGAATACGGTGATGGATGTATCGGTAGTGATGCCAGGAGAGAAGCTGCCGTCGCACATAGCTTTGCCGGCTCCGTTACCTTGTCGGAGAGAAGGCATTCATTGGCCTCTTcagctttaa
- the LOC104768141 gene encoding uncharacterized protein LOC104768141 codes for MATTAKNMKGFYKQTKSNITGGITKSKPSSRKAAPKHAAAAPKHAAAQGSDATQPAALISHGSVDLNEDYDKEEEMLRQFDMNIAYGPCLGMARLDRWERALRLGMNPPNEIEKLLKTGKVQQDCLWQGRV; via the exons ATGGCGACGACGGCGAAGAACATGAAGGGTTTCTACAAGCAGACTAAGAGCAATATCACCGGAGGTATCACCAAGTCCAAGCCTTCTTCCCGGAAAGCCGCTCCCAAACACGCGGCGGCCGCTCCCAAACACGCGGCGGCTCAGGGTTCTGATGCGACGCAGCCCGCGGCATTGATCTCACACGGCTCCGTCGATCTCAATG AGGATTATGACAAGGAGGAGGAGATGCTGAGACAATTTGACATGAACATTGCTTATGGTCCATGCTTGGGTATGGCTAGACTTGATCGATGGGAGCGTGCTCTGCGTCTAGGGATGAATCCTCCCAATGAAATTGAGAAGCTTTTGAAAACTGGGAAAGTTCAGCAAGACTGTCTGTGGCAAGGTCGTGTGTAG
- the LOC104768154 gene encoding phosphoribosylamine--glycine ligase, chloroplastic, translated as MSLCTSSFHPSSSSINLFSSNNNPTKPFLLSLRFAATSKSLPFIAPLKFSTTNHVLSSSTPLHRRQYLLRCVSEQSQPSILVVPGGSEERVNVLVIGGGGREHALCHALKRSPSCDSVLCAPGNAGISSSGDATCIPELDISDSSAVISFCQKWNVGLVVVGPEVPLVAGLANDLVKAGILTFGPSSQAAALEGSKNFMKNLCHKYNIPTAKYKTFSDASAAKEYIQEQGAPIVIKADGLAAGKGVTVAMELEEAFEAVDSMLVKGVFGSAGCQVVVEEFLEGEEASFFALVDGENAIPLESAQDHKRVGDGDTGPNTGGMGAYSPAPVLTRELQDFVMESIIHPTVKGMAEEGCKFVGVLFAGLMIKKKSGLPKLIEFNVRFGDPECQVLMMRLESDLAKVLLAACKGELSGVSLDWSKDSAMVVVMASNGYPGAYEKGSIIRNLKEAETVAPGVKVFHAGTDLDSEGNVVATGGRVLGVTGKGKDLEEARDKAYSAVQQINWPGGFFRRDIGWRALRKQVATKEE; from the exons ATGTCGTTGTGTACATCTAGTTTccatccttcatcttcttctatcaaTCTCTTCTCCAGCAACAACAACCCAACTAAACCCTTTCTTCTCTCCCTCAGATTCGCCGCTACCTCCAAGTCTCTTCCTTTTATTGCTCCTCTCAAATTCTCTACCACCAATCACGTCCTTAGCTCTTCCACCCCACTCCACAGACGCCAGTATTTGCTCCGCTGCGTCTCAGAGCAATCTCAGCCGTCTATTTTGGTCGTTCCCGGCGGCTCTG AAGAGAGAGTTAATGTTCTTGTAATCGGTGGAGGAGGGAGAGAACACGCCCTTTGCCACGCCTTAAAACGATCTCCTTCTTGTGATTCTGTGTTATGCGCACCTGGAAATGCTGGTATCTCCAGTTCCGGTGATGCTACTTGCATACCTGAACTTGACATATCAGACAGTTCAGCTGtgatttctttttgtcaaaaatgGAATGTTGGGTTAGTGGTTGTTGGACCTGAAGTGCCTCTTGTTGCGGGTCTCGCTAATGACTTGGTTAAGGCCGGTATCCTCACCTTTGGCCCTTCTTCTCAAGCTGCGGCGTTGGAAGGTTCCAAGAACTTTATGAAGAACCTTTGCCATAAGTACAATATCCCTACTGCTAAG TATAAAACATTCTCTGATGCATCTGCTGCGAAAGAATACATTCAAGAACAAGGGGCACCGATTGTGATTAAAGCGGATGGATTAGCAGCTGGAAAAGGAGTCACTGTTGCAATGGAACTAGAGGAGGCTTTTGAAGCTGTTGATTCGATGCTGGTCAAAGGTGTTTTTGGTTCTGCAGGATGTCAGGTGGTCGTGGAGGAGTTTCTCGAGGGAGAAGAAGCCTCCTTTTTCGCACTTGTGGATGGAGAAAACGCCATTCCTCTAGAATCAGCTCAGGACCACAAGCGGGTTGGAGATGGAGATACCGGTCCTAACACAGGTGGAATGGGAGCGTATTCTCCTGCACCGGTCTTGACCAGGGAGCTTCAGGATTTTGTGATGGAGTCTATAATTCATCCCACTGTTAAAGGCATGGCAGAAGAAGGATGTAAGTTTGTCGGCGTTCTGTTTGCTGGTCTCATGATCAAGAAGAAATCCGGTTTGCCTAAGCTGATTGAGTTCAATGTCCGGTTTGGAGATCCAGAATGTCAG GTATTGATGATGCGTCTAGAGTCTGACCTAGCCAAAGTTTTGCTAGCGGCTTGTAAAGGCGAGCTAAGCGGCGTGTCACTTGATTGGTCAAAAGATTCAGCAATGGTGGTTGTAATGGCGAGCAATGGTTATCCAGGTGCTTATGAGAAAGGATCAATCATTAGAAACCTTAAAGAAGCTGAAACAGTTGCTCCTGGAGTGAAGGTTTTCCACGCTGGAACGGATCTTGATTCAGAGGGGAATGTTGTAGCGACTGGGGGACGTGTTCTTGGGGTCACGGGAAAGGGTAAAGACTTGGAAGAGGCGCGTGATAAAGCTTATTCAGCGGTTCAACAGATCAACTGGCCTGGTGGTTTCTTTAGGCGTGATATTGGTTGGAGAGCACTAAGGAAACAAGTGGCGACGAAAGAAGAGTGA
- the LOC104768161 gene encoding shaggy-related protein kinase kappa, whose translation MASSGLGNGVGSSRSAKGLKSSSSSVDWLTRDLAETRIRDKVETDDERDSEPDIIDGAGAEPGQVIRTTVRGRNGQSRQTVSYISEHVVGTGSFGMVFQAKCRETGEVVAIKKVLQDKRYKNRELQIIQMLDHPNVVALKQSFFSRTDNEEVYLNLVLEFVPETVNRVARSYSRTNQLMPLIYVKLYTYQICRALAYIHNSFGLCHRDIKPQNLLVNPHTHQLKICDFGSAKVLVKGEPNVSYICSRYYRAPELIFGASEYTTAIDIWSTGCVMAELLLGQPLFPGESGVDQLVEIIKVLGTPTREEIKCMNPNYTEFKFPQIKPHPWHKVFQKRLPPEAVDLLCRFFQYSPNLRCTALEACIHPLFDELRDPNTRLPNGRPLPPLFNFKPQELSGIPPEIVNRLVPEHARKQNLFMALNS comes from the exons ATGGCATCTTCTGGACTGGGCAATGGAGTAGGCAGTTCAAGATCTGCCAAAGGCTTAAAGAGCTCTTCTAGTTCAGTCGATTGGTTGACTAGAGATTTGGCTGAGACAAGGATAAGGGACAAGGTAGAGACCGATGATGAGAGA GATAGTGAACCAGATATTATTGATGGGGCTGGTGCTGAACCTGGTCAGGTGATTAGAACCACAGTCCGTGGTCGAAATGGTCAATCAAGACAG ACAGTCAGTTATATATCAGAACATGTCGTTGGTACTGGTTCCTTTGGCATGGTTTTCCAA GCTAAGTGTAGGGAGACTGGGGAGGTTGTTGCCATCAAAAAGGTTCTTCAAGACAAGCGGTACAAGAACAGGGAGCTACAAATAATACAGATGCTAGACCATCCCAATGTCGTTGCTTTAAAGCAGAGCTTCTTCTCAAGAACAGACAATGAAGAGGTTTATTTAAATCTTGTCCTTGAATTTGTGCCTGAGACTGTCAATCGTGTTGCAAGAAGTTACAGTAGGACGAATCAACTGATGCCACTGATATACGTTAAACTCTATACCTATCAG ATTTGCAGGGCGCTTGCTTACATTCATAATTCCTTTGGTCTTTGTCACCGTGATATTAAGCCTCAAAACCTGCTA GTGAACCCACACACACATCAGCTAAAAATCTGTGATTTTGGGAGTGCAAAAGTGTTG GTAAAAGGAGAACCCAATGTTTCTTACATTTGTTCAAGATATTATCGTGCTCCAGAACTCATTTTTGGTGCCAGTGAATATACAACTGCAATCGATATATGGTCCACTGGTTGTGTGATGGCCGAACTTCTTCTTGGACAG CCTCTGTTTCCTGGTGAGAGCGGAGTCGATCAGCTTGTTGAAATCATTAAG GTTTTAGGTACACCAACAAGGGAAGAAATCAAGTGCATGAATCCAAACTATACAGAATTTAAGTTTCCCCAGATAAAGCCTCATCCATGGCACAAG GTGTTCCAAAAACGTTTGCCACCAGAAGCAGTTGATCTTCTTTGTAGGTTCTTCCAATATTCCCCTAATTTGAGATGCACAGCT TTGGAAGCTTGTATTCATCCGTTATTTGATGAACTAAGGGACCCAAACACTCGTCTTCCCAATGGCCGACCACTTCCTCCACTTTTCAACTTTAAACCGCAAG AGCTATCTGGCATACCTCCTGAAATCGTGAACAGGCTTGTCCCAGAGCATGCCCGTAAGCAGAACCTCTTCATGGCTTTGAATTCGTAA
- the LOC104778646 gene encoding zingipain-2-like, which produces SSSDDISELFDDWCQRHGKTYGSEEERQHRVQIFKDNHDFVTKHNLIANATYSLSLNAFADLTHTEFKTSRLGLSVSAPSLVMASSKGKSLGGTVKVPDSVDWRKNGAVTNVKDQGSCGACWSFSATGAMEGINKIVTGDLISLSEQELIDCDKSYNDGCNGGLMDYAFQFVIKNKGIDTEKDYPYQQRDGTCKKDKLKQRVVTIDSYAGVKTNDEKALKEAVAVQPVSVGICGSERAFQLYSSGIFSGPCSTSLDHAVLIVGYGSENGVDYWIVKNSWGKSWGMDGFMHMQRNTGNSQGVCGINMLASYPIKTHPNPPPPSPPGPTKCNLFTYCSAAETCCCAKNLFGLCFSWKCCEIESAVCCKDGRHCCPHDYPVCDTTRSLCLKKTGNFTAIKPFWKKDSTNKLGRFEEWVM; this is translated from the exons TCATCTTCCGATGACATCTCCGAGTTGTTCGACGACTGGTGCCAGAGACATGGCAAAACTTACGGTTCAGAAGAAGAGAGGCAACACAGGGTTCAAATCTTTAAAGATAACCACGACTTCGTTACCAAACACAATCTCATCGCTAACGCtacttactctctctctctcaatgccTTCGCGGATCTGACTCACACCGAGTTCAAGACCTCTCGTCTTGGACTCTCTGTTTCTGCGCCGTCGTTGGTAATGGCTAGTAGTAAAGGGAAGAGTCTGGGTGGTACCGTAAAGGTTCCAGATTCTGTTGATTGGAGGAAGAACGGAGCTGTTACTAATGTCAAAGATCAAGGAAGCTGCG GGGCGTGTTGGTCGTTCTCTGCTACTGGAGCTATGGAGGGAATCAACAAAATTGTTACAGGAGATCTCATCAGCCTCTCCGAGCAGGAACTCATTGATTGTGACAAGTCCTATAATGATGGCTGCAATGGTGGTCTCATGGATTATGCTTTCCAATTTGTCATAAAAAACAAGGGAATAGACACAGAGAAAGACTATCCTTATCAACAACGCGATGGCACCTGTAAGAAGGATAAG TTGAAACAGCGGGTTGTGACAATTGATAGCTATGCTGGCGTGAAAACAAATGATGAGAAAGCGTTAAAGGAGGCTGTAGCGGTTCAGCCAGTTAGTGTCGGCATCTGTGGAAGCGAGAGAGCGTTTCAGTTATATTCCAGT GGAATATTTTCTGGACCGTGTTCGACATCATTGGATCACGCTGTGCTCATAGTAGGATATGGTTCAGAGAATGGtgttgattattggattgtgaAGAACTCATGGGGAAAAAGTTGGGGAATGGATGGGTTTATGCACATGCAGCGTAACACCGGAAATTCACAAGGGGTGTGCGGAATCAATATGCTTGCTTCATATCCCATCAAGACACATCCAAACCCGCCTCCACCGTCCCCTCCCGGCCCCACAAAATGCAACCTTTTCACCTATTGTTCAGCTGCAGAGACTTGTTGCTGTGCAAAAAACCTGTTTGGATTATGTTTCTCATGGAAATGCTGCGAGATAGAATCCGCTGTGTGTTGCAAGGATGGTCGTCACTGTTGTCCACATGATTACCCGGTTTGTGATACAACCAGAAGTCTCTGCCTTAAG AAAACTGGGAATTTCACGGCAATCAAGCCCTTCTGGAAGAAGGATTCTACAAACAAACTTGGTAGATTCGAGGAATGGGTTATGTGA